Proteins encoded within one genomic window of Siniperca chuatsi isolate FFG_IHB_CAS linkage group LG4, ASM2008510v1, whole genome shotgun sequence:
- the LOC122875091 gene encoding ELKS/Rab6-interacting/CAST family member 1-like isoform X3, producing MYGSARSVGRGDANHSGGRDGGGTGNQGSGRSPRLPRSPRMGHRRTNSTGGSGGGPGGAGGKTLSMENIQSLNAAYATSGPMYLSDNEVAMAGDHIPKSGGTVTTMGRQRVTYGSRGSSSGVVAASTPNISTSVPANAVLPAGMMAGDALAFGDHHMASTVPHSLRQARDNTILDLQAQLKEVLRENEMLRREVEVKESKLSSSMNSIKTFWSPELKKERALRKDEVSKITVWKEQYRVIQDEAQHLQMTVQALQDELRIQRDLNQLLQQDPSSQGRDLALASEPTEENYRRLQAEHERQAKELFLLRKTLEEMELRIDTQKQTLGARDESIKKLLEMLQSKGPSAKASEEDQERTRRLADAEMHRHHLESLLDQRDREITALREQELHRRYEGTPESTKTKALQTVIDMKDAKINSMDRSLRDMEEELLMLKSNGLLSCEERQEEMKQMEVYRSHTKFMKNKMEQVKQDLSRKDTELLGLQTKLETLTNQFSDSKQHIEVLKESLTAKEQRAAILQTEVDALRQRLEEKEATLNKKSKQIQEMSEEKGTLNGEIHDLKDMLEVKERKVNVLQKKIENLQEQLRDKEKQMSSLKERVKSLQADTSNTDTALTTLEESLAEKERIIERLKEQRDRDDREKTEELDCNKKELKELKERLSLLQGDLSDRETSLLDLKEHASSLASSGLKKDSKLKSLEIALEQKKEECLKVENQLKRAQNAALEAQANTELAERIKNLEQEVARHKEDSGKAQAEVDRLLEILREMENEKNDKDKKISELESSASRQMKDQSKKVASLKHKEQVEKSRNARLMEEARKREDNMSENSQQVKDSLRQKSERIEELEEALRESVQITAEREMVLAQEEAARSLQEKQKHSLKPMHESNLAHFKWSKMEELLGAMEKVKQELESMRAKLASTQQSLGEKEAHLSTLRAERRKHLEEVLEMKQEALLAAISEKDANIALLELSSSKKKKTQDEVALLKREKDRLVQQLKQQTQNRMKLMADNYEDDHLKTAPDQTNHKPSPDQMIPPLLALSQNRSKLKLYIAHLTDLCHDRDPSILSQLTPPSHYHNSDPEDLEEELQKMSVEQLERELEVCEKESGELQEYANSVLQQIADYCPDILEQVVNALEESC from the exons ATGTACGGTAGTGCCCGCTCTGTTGGCAGAGGGGATGCCAACCACAgtggaggaagagatggaggtgGTACTGGTAATCAGGGATCTGGCCGTTCCCCTCGCCTTCCCCGTTCTCCTCGGATGGGACACCGTCGCACCAACAGCACTGGAGGCAGTGGAGGGGGTcctggaggagcaggaggcaAGACGCTTTCAATGGAGAACATCCAGTCCCTCAACGCTGCTTATGCCACCTCAGGACCAATGTACCTGAGTGACAATGAGGTTGCCATGGCAGGCGACCACATTCCCAAAAGTGGTGGGACGGTGACGACCATGGGGAGACAGAGGGTGACATATGGGTCAAGGGGCAGCAGCAGTGGAGTTGTGGCTGCTAGCACCCCCAACATCTCCACCTCAGTGCCTGCCAATGCTGTGCTGCCAGCAGGCATGATGGCAGGTGATGCTCTAGCATTTGGGGACCACCACATGGCCTCCACTGTGCCCCATTCTCTAAGGCAGGCCAGAGACAACACCATACTTGATCTGCAGGCCCAGCTGAAAGAG GTCCTGCGCGAGAATGAAATGCTGCGGCGAGAAGTGGAAGTTAAGGAGAGCAAGCTCAGTTCCTCCATGAATTCTATCAAGACCTTCTGGAGCCCAGAATTAAAAAAGGAGCGAGCTCTCAGGAAAGATGAGGTTTCTAAGATCACTGTCTGGAAGGAACAATACCGTGTGATTCAAGATGAAGCACAG CATCTCCAGATGACTGTTCAGGCTCTTCAGGATGAGCTGAGGATCCAGAGGGACCTAAACCAGCTGCTCCAGCAAGACCCCTCCAGCCAAGGCCGGGACCTGGCCCTGGCATCTGAACCCACGGAGGAGAACTACCGGCGGCTACAGGCCGAGCATGAGAGACAGGCCAAAGAGCTCTTCCTCCTTAGAAAGACCCTGGAGGAGATGGAGCTGAGGATTGACACACAAAAGCAAACCCTGGGAGCCAGGGACGAGTCCATCAAGAAACTTCTGGAGATGCTGCAGAGCAAAG GGCCGTCTGCCAAGGCATCAGAAGAGGACCAGGAGCGGACCAGGAGACTGGCTGATGCAGAGATGCACAGGCATCACCTTGAGAGTTTACTGgaccagagagacagagagattacTGCACTAAGAGAG CAGGAGCTGCACCGCCGCTATGAGGGAACCCCTGAGTCCACCAAAACTAAGGCTCTACAGACGGTCATCGACATGAAG GATGCAAAAATCAATTCAATGGACCGGAGCCTGAGAGacatggaggaggagctgcTAATGCTGAAATCCAATGGACTTCTGAGCTGCGAGGAGCGTCAGGAGGAGATGAAGCAGATGGAGGTCTATCGCAGCCACACCAAGTTCATGAAGAACAAG ATGGAGCAGGTAAAGCAGGATCTCTCCAGGAAGGACACTGAGCTGCTTGGTTTGCAGACCAAGCTGGAGACGCTCACCAACCAGTTCTCAGATAGCAAGCAGCACATTGAAGTCCTCAAGGAGTCCCTCACTGCTAAGGAGCAGCGAGCTGCCATCTTACAGACAGAG GTGGATGCATTGCGCCAGCGCTTGGAAGAGAAGGAGGCAACTCTGAATAAGAAGAGCAAGCAGATACAAGAAATGTCAGAAGAGAAGGGCACACTCAACGGGGAGATCCACGACCTCAAGGACATGCTGGAGGTTAAGGAGCGCAAAGTTAATGTGCTACAGAAGAAG ATTGAGAACTTGCAGGAGCAGCTGAGGGACAAGGAGAAGCAGATGAGCAGCCTGAAGGAGAGAGTAAAGTCTTTGCAGGCAGACACTTCCAACACTGACACTGCTCTCACCACACTGGAGGAGTCTCTTGCAGAAAAG GAGCGCATCATTGAGCGTTTAAAGGAGCAGCGAGACAGAGACGACCGGGAGAAGACAGAGGAGCTCGACTGCAACAAGAAGGAACTGAAAGAGTTGAAGGAGAGACTGAGCTTACTGCAGGGAGACCTGTCAGACAGAGAG ACGTCTCTGTTGGACCTGAAGGAGCATGCATCATCCCTGGCCTCCTCAGGGCTGAAGAAGGACTCCAAACTCAAGAGTCTGGAGATCGCCTTGGAGCAGAAGAAGGAGGAGTGCCTCAAAGTGGAGAACCAGCTTAAGAGA GCTCAAAACGCAGCCCTGGAGGCTCAGGCCAACACTGAGCTGGCCGAGCGCATTAAGAACCTCGAGCAGGAAGTGGCTCGCCACAAAGAGGATTCTGGGAAGGCCCAGGCTGAGGTGGACCGCCTGCTGGAGATCCTTCGGGAAATGGAGAATGAGAAGAATGACAAGGACAAAAAGATCAGTGAGCTGGAGAG TTCGGCCTCCAG GCAGATGAAAGACCAGTCGAAGAAGGTGGCATCTCTGAAGCACAAGGAGCAGGTGGAGAAGAGTAGGAATGCTCGACTCATGGAGGAGGCCAGGAAGAGGGAGGACAACATGTCCGAGAACTCCCAACAGGTGAAG GACTCTCTGCGTCAGAAATCGGAGCGCAtagaggagctggaggaggcccTGAGAGAGAGCGTTCAGATCACTGCTGAGCGAGAGATGGTACTGGCACAGGAGGAGGCTGCCAGGTCACTCCAGGAGAAGCAG AAGCACTCACTCAAACCAATGCATGAGTCCAACCTCGCCCACTTTAAGTGGTCTAAG ATGGAAGAGCTGCTGGGGGCCATGGAGAAGGTGAAGCAGGAGCTGGAGTCCATGAGGGCCAAGCTGGCCTCCACCCAGCAGTCTTTGGGTGAGAAAGAGGCACACCTCTCAACCCTGCGAGCTGAGCGCAGGAAACACCTGGAGGAGGTTCTGGAGATGAA GCAGGAGGCGCTGTTGGCTGCAATCAGCGAGAAGGATGCTAACATTGCCCTACTGGAGTTGTCCTCCtctaagaagaagaagacccaGGATGAGGTGGCTCTGCTGAAGCGGGAGAAGGACAGACTGGTGCAACAACTCAAACAGCAG ACTCAGAACAGAATGAAACTGATGGCGGACAACTATGAGGATGACCATCTGAAGACTGCCCCTGACCAGACAAATCACAAACCCTCTCCAGATCAG ATGATACCCCCTCTTCTAGCCCTGTCCCAGAACCGCAGTAAGCTCAAGCTCTACATCGCCCACCTGACAGACCTCTGCCATGACCGGGACCCCAGCATCCTCAGCCAGCTCACGCCGCCCTCTCACTACCACAACAGCGACCCCGAAGACTTGGAGGAGGAGCTCCAGAAGATGAGTGTCGAACAG TTGGAGCGGGAGCTGGAGGTGTGTGAGAAGGAGAGCGGAGAGCTGCAGGAGTACGCCAACTCTGTTCTCCAGCAGATCGCAGACTACTGCCCTGATATCCTGGAGCAGGTTGTCAATGCCTTGGAGGAGTCATGCTGA
- the LOC122875091 gene encoding ELKS/Rab6-interacting/CAST family member 1-like isoform X7 encodes MYGSARSVGRGDANHSGGRDGGGTGNQGSGRSPRLPRSPRMGHRRTNSTGGSGGGPGGAGGKTLSMENIQSLNAAYATSGPMYLSDNEVAMAGDHIPKSGGTVTTMGRQRVTYGSRGSSSGVVAASTPNISTSVPANAVLPAGMMAGDALAFGDHHMASTVPHSLRQARDNTILDLQAQLKEVLRENEMLRREVEVKESKLSSSMNSIKTFWSPELKKERALRKDEVSKITVWKEQYRVIQDEAQHLQMTVQALQDELRIQRDLNQLLQQDPSSQGRDLALASEPTEENYRRLQAEHERQAKELFLLRKTLEEMELRIDTQKQTLGARDESIKKLLEMLQSKGPSAKASEEDQERTRRLADAEMHRHHLESLLDQRDREITALREELHRRYEGTPESTKTKALQTVIDMKDAKINSMDRSLRDMEEELLMLKSNGLLSCEERQEEMKQMEVYRSHTKFMKNKMEQVKQDLSRKDTELLGLQTKLETLTNQFSDSKQHIEVLKESLTAKEQRAAILQTEVDALRQRLEEKEATLNKKSKQIQEMSEEKGTLNGEIHDLKDMLEVKERKVNVLQKKIENLQEQLRDKEKQMSSLKERVKSLQADTSNTDTALTTLEESLAEKERIIERLKEQRDRDDREKTEELDCNKKELKELKERLSLLQGDLSDRETSLLDLKEHASSLASSGLKKDSKLKSLEIALEQKKEECLKVENQLKRAQNAALEAQANTELAERIKNLEQEVARHKEDSGKAQAEVDRLLEILREMENEKNDKDKKISELESSASRQMKDQSKKVASLKHKEQVEKSRNARLMEEARKREDNMSENSQQVKDSLRQKSERIEELEEALRESVQITAEREMVLAQEEAARSLQEKQMEELLGAMEKVKQELESMRAKLASTQQSLGEKEAHLSTLRAERRKHLEEVLEMKQEALLAAISEKDANIALLELSSSKKKKTQDEVALLKREKDRLVQQLKQQTQNRMKLMADNYEDDHLKTAPDQTNHKPSPDQMIPPLLALSQNRSKLKLYIAHLTDLCHDRDPSILSQLTPPSHYHNSDPEDLEEELQKMSVEQLERELEVCEKESGELQEYANSVLQQIADYCPDILEQVVNALEESC; translated from the exons ATGTACGGTAGTGCCCGCTCTGTTGGCAGAGGGGATGCCAACCACAgtggaggaagagatggaggtgGTACTGGTAATCAGGGATCTGGCCGTTCCCCTCGCCTTCCCCGTTCTCCTCGGATGGGACACCGTCGCACCAACAGCACTGGAGGCAGTGGAGGGGGTcctggaggagcaggaggcaAGACGCTTTCAATGGAGAACATCCAGTCCCTCAACGCTGCTTATGCCACCTCAGGACCAATGTACCTGAGTGACAATGAGGTTGCCATGGCAGGCGACCACATTCCCAAAAGTGGTGGGACGGTGACGACCATGGGGAGACAGAGGGTGACATATGGGTCAAGGGGCAGCAGCAGTGGAGTTGTGGCTGCTAGCACCCCCAACATCTCCACCTCAGTGCCTGCCAATGCTGTGCTGCCAGCAGGCATGATGGCAGGTGATGCTCTAGCATTTGGGGACCACCACATGGCCTCCACTGTGCCCCATTCTCTAAGGCAGGCCAGAGACAACACCATACTTGATCTGCAGGCCCAGCTGAAAGAG GTCCTGCGCGAGAATGAAATGCTGCGGCGAGAAGTGGAAGTTAAGGAGAGCAAGCTCAGTTCCTCCATGAATTCTATCAAGACCTTCTGGAGCCCAGAATTAAAAAAGGAGCGAGCTCTCAGGAAAGATGAGGTTTCTAAGATCACTGTCTGGAAGGAACAATACCGTGTGATTCAAGATGAAGCACAG CATCTCCAGATGACTGTTCAGGCTCTTCAGGATGAGCTGAGGATCCAGAGGGACCTAAACCAGCTGCTCCAGCAAGACCCCTCCAGCCAAGGCCGGGACCTGGCCCTGGCATCTGAACCCACGGAGGAGAACTACCGGCGGCTACAGGCCGAGCATGAGAGACAGGCCAAAGAGCTCTTCCTCCTTAGAAAGACCCTGGAGGAGATGGAGCTGAGGATTGACACACAAAAGCAAACCCTGGGAGCCAGGGACGAGTCCATCAAGAAACTTCTGGAGATGCTGCAGAGCAAAG GGCCGTCTGCCAAGGCATCAGAAGAGGACCAGGAGCGGACCAGGAGACTGGCTGATGCAGAGATGCACAGGCATCACCTTGAGAGTTTACTGgaccagagagacagagagattacTGCACTAAGAGAG GAGCTGCACCGCCGCTATGAGGGAACCCCTGAGTCCACCAAAACTAAGGCTCTACAGACGGTCATCGACATGAAG GATGCAAAAATCAATTCAATGGACCGGAGCCTGAGAGacatggaggaggagctgcTAATGCTGAAATCCAATGGACTTCTGAGCTGCGAGGAGCGTCAGGAGGAGATGAAGCAGATGGAGGTCTATCGCAGCCACACCAAGTTCATGAAGAACAAG ATGGAGCAGGTAAAGCAGGATCTCTCCAGGAAGGACACTGAGCTGCTTGGTTTGCAGACCAAGCTGGAGACGCTCACCAACCAGTTCTCAGATAGCAAGCAGCACATTGAAGTCCTCAAGGAGTCCCTCACTGCTAAGGAGCAGCGAGCTGCCATCTTACAGACAGAG GTGGATGCATTGCGCCAGCGCTTGGAAGAGAAGGAGGCAACTCTGAATAAGAAGAGCAAGCAGATACAAGAAATGTCAGAAGAGAAGGGCACACTCAACGGGGAGATCCACGACCTCAAGGACATGCTGGAGGTTAAGGAGCGCAAAGTTAATGTGCTACAGAAGAAG ATTGAGAACTTGCAGGAGCAGCTGAGGGACAAGGAGAAGCAGATGAGCAGCCTGAAGGAGAGAGTAAAGTCTTTGCAGGCAGACACTTCCAACACTGACACTGCTCTCACCACACTGGAGGAGTCTCTTGCAGAAAAG GAGCGCATCATTGAGCGTTTAAAGGAGCAGCGAGACAGAGACGACCGGGAGAAGACAGAGGAGCTCGACTGCAACAAGAAGGAACTGAAAGAGTTGAAGGAGAGACTGAGCTTACTGCAGGGAGACCTGTCAGACAGAGAG ACGTCTCTGTTGGACCTGAAGGAGCATGCATCATCCCTGGCCTCCTCAGGGCTGAAGAAGGACTCCAAACTCAAGAGTCTGGAGATCGCCTTGGAGCAGAAGAAGGAGGAGTGCCTCAAAGTGGAGAACCAGCTTAAGAGA GCTCAAAACGCAGCCCTGGAGGCTCAGGCCAACACTGAGCTGGCCGAGCGCATTAAGAACCTCGAGCAGGAAGTGGCTCGCCACAAAGAGGATTCTGGGAAGGCCCAGGCTGAGGTGGACCGCCTGCTGGAGATCCTTCGGGAAATGGAGAATGAGAAGAATGACAAGGACAAAAAGATCAGTGAGCTGGAGAG TTCGGCCTCCAG GCAGATGAAAGACCAGTCGAAGAAGGTGGCATCTCTGAAGCACAAGGAGCAGGTGGAGAAGAGTAGGAATGCTCGACTCATGGAGGAGGCCAGGAAGAGGGAGGACAACATGTCCGAGAACTCCCAACAGGTGAAG GACTCTCTGCGTCAGAAATCGGAGCGCAtagaggagctggaggaggcccTGAGAGAGAGCGTTCAGATCACTGCTGAGCGAGAGATGGTACTGGCACAGGAGGAGGCTGCCAGGTCACTCCAGGAGAAGCAG ATGGAAGAGCTGCTGGGGGCCATGGAGAAGGTGAAGCAGGAGCTGGAGTCCATGAGGGCCAAGCTGGCCTCCACCCAGCAGTCTTTGGGTGAGAAAGAGGCACACCTCTCAACCCTGCGAGCTGAGCGCAGGAAACACCTGGAGGAGGTTCTGGAGATGAA GCAGGAGGCGCTGTTGGCTGCAATCAGCGAGAAGGATGCTAACATTGCCCTACTGGAGTTGTCCTCCtctaagaagaagaagacccaGGATGAGGTGGCTCTGCTGAAGCGGGAGAAGGACAGACTGGTGCAACAACTCAAACAGCAG ACTCAGAACAGAATGAAACTGATGGCGGACAACTATGAGGATGACCATCTGAAGACTGCCCCTGACCAGACAAATCACAAACCCTCTCCAGATCAG ATGATACCCCCTCTTCTAGCCCTGTCCCAGAACCGCAGTAAGCTCAAGCTCTACATCGCCCACCTGACAGACCTCTGCCATGACCGGGACCCCAGCATCCTCAGCCAGCTCACGCCGCCCTCTCACTACCACAACAGCGACCCCGAAGACTTGGAGGAGGAGCTCCAGAAGATGAGTGTCGAACAG TTGGAGCGGGAGCTGGAGGTGTGTGAGAAGGAGAGCGGAGAGCTGCAGGAGTACGCCAACTCTGTTCTCCAGCAGATCGCAGACTACTGCCCTGATATCCTGGAGCAGGTTGTCAATGCCTTGGAGGAGTCATGCTGA
- the LOC122875091 gene encoding ELKS/Rab6-interacting/CAST family member 1-like isoform X4 codes for MYGSARSVGRGDANHSGGRDGGGTGNQGSGRSPRLPRSPRMGHRRTNSTGGSGGGPGGAGGKTLSMENIQSLNAAYATSGPMYLSDNEVAMAGDHIPKSGGTVTTMGRQRVTYGSRGSSSGVVAASTPNISTSVPANAVLPAGMMAGDALAFGDHHMASTVPHSLRQARDNTILDLQAQLKEVLRENEMLRREVEVKESKLSSSMNSIKTFWSPELKKERALRKDEVSKITVWKEQYRVIQDEAQHLQMTVQALQDELRIQRDLNQLLQQDPSSQGRDLALASEPTEENYRRLQAEHERQAKELFLLRKTLEEMELRIDTQKQTLGARDESIKKLLEMLQSKGPSAKASEEDQERTRRLADAEMHRHHLESLLDQRDREITALREQELHRRYEGTPESTKTKALQTVIDMKDAKINSMDRSLRDMEEELLMLKSNGLLSCEERQEEMKQMEVYRSHTKFMKNKMEQVKQDLSRKDTELLGLQTKLETLTNQFSDSKQHIEVLKESLTAKEQRAAILQTEVDALRQRLEEKEATLNKKSKQIQEMSEEKGTLNGEIHDLKDMLEVKERKVNVLQKKIENLQEQLRDKEKQMSSLKERVKSLQADTSNTDTALTTLEESLAEKERIIERLKEQRDRDDREKTEELDCNKKELKELKERLSLLQGDLSDRETSLLDLKEHASSLASSGLKKDSKLKSLEIALEQKKEECLKVENQLKRAQNAALEAQANTELAERIKNLEQEVARHKEDSGKAQAEVDRLLEILREMENEKNDKDKKISELERQMKDQSKKVASLKHKEQVEKSRNARLMEEARKREDNMSENSQQVKDSLRQKSERIEELEEALRESVQITAEREMVLAQEEAARSLQEKQKHSLKPMHESNLAHFKWSKMEELLGAMEKVKQELESMRAKLASTQQSLGEKEAHLSTLRAERRKHLEEVLEMKQEALLAAISEKDANIALLELSSSKKKKTQDEVALLKREKDRLVQQLKQQTQNRMKLMADNYEDDHLKTAPDQTNHKPSPDQQMIPPLLALSQNRSKLKLYIAHLTDLCHDRDPSILSQLTPPSHYHNSDPEDLEEELQKMSVEQLERELEVCEKESGELQEYANSVLQQIADYCPDILEQVVNALEESC; via the exons ATGTACGGTAGTGCCCGCTCTGTTGGCAGAGGGGATGCCAACCACAgtggaggaagagatggaggtgGTACTGGTAATCAGGGATCTGGCCGTTCCCCTCGCCTTCCCCGTTCTCCTCGGATGGGACACCGTCGCACCAACAGCACTGGAGGCAGTGGAGGGGGTcctggaggagcaggaggcaAGACGCTTTCAATGGAGAACATCCAGTCCCTCAACGCTGCTTATGCCACCTCAGGACCAATGTACCTGAGTGACAATGAGGTTGCCATGGCAGGCGACCACATTCCCAAAAGTGGTGGGACGGTGACGACCATGGGGAGACAGAGGGTGACATATGGGTCAAGGGGCAGCAGCAGTGGAGTTGTGGCTGCTAGCACCCCCAACATCTCCACCTCAGTGCCTGCCAATGCTGTGCTGCCAGCAGGCATGATGGCAGGTGATGCTCTAGCATTTGGGGACCACCACATGGCCTCCACTGTGCCCCATTCTCTAAGGCAGGCCAGAGACAACACCATACTTGATCTGCAGGCCCAGCTGAAAGAG GTCCTGCGCGAGAATGAAATGCTGCGGCGAGAAGTGGAAGTTAAGGAGAGCAAGCTCAGTTCCTCCATGAATTCTATCAAGACCTTCTGGAGCCCAGAATTAAAAAAGGAGCGAGCTCTCAGGAAAGATGAGGTTTCTAAGATCACTGTCTGGAAGGAACAATACCGTGTGATTCAAGATGAAGCACAG CATCTCCAGATGACTGTTCAGGCTCTTCAGGATGAGCTGAGGATCCAGAGGGACCTAAACCAGCTGCTCCAGCAAGACCCCTCCAGCCAAGGCCGGGACCTGGCCCTGGCATCTGAACCCACGGAGGAGAACTACCGGCGGCTACAGGCCGAGCATGAGAGACAGGCCAAAGAGCTCTTCCTCCTTAGAAAGACCCTGGAGGAGATGGAGCTGAGGATTGACACACAAAAGCAAACCCTGGGAGCCAGGGACGAGTCCATCAAGAAACTTCTGGAGATGCTGCAGAGCAAAG GGCCGTCTGCCAAGGCATCAGAAGAGGACCAGGAGCGGACCAGGAGACTGGCTGATGCAGAGATGCACAGGCATCACCTTGAGAGTTTACTGgaccagagagacagagagattacTGCACTAAGAGAG CAGGAGCTGCACCGCCGCTATGAGGGAACCCCTGAGTCCACCAAAACTAAGGCTCTACAGACGGTCATCGACATGAAG GATGCAAAAATCAATTCAATGGACCGGAGCCTGAGAGacatggaggaggagctgcTAATGCTGAAATCCAATGGACTTCTGAGCTGCGAGGAGCGTCAGGAGGAGATGAAGCAGATGGAGGTCTATCGCAGCCACACCAAGTTCATGAAGAACAAG ATGGAGCAGGTAAAGCAGGATCTCTCCAGGAAGGACACTGAGCTGCTTGGTTTGCAGACCAAGCTGGAGACGCTCACCAACCAGTTCTCAGATAGCAAGCAGCACATTGAAGTCCTCAAGGAGTCCCTCACTGCTAAGGAGCAGCGAGCTGCCATCTTACAGACAGAG GTGGATGCATTGCGCCAGCGCTTGGAAGAGAAGGAGGCAACTCTGAATAAGAAGAGCAAGCAGATACAAGAAATGTCAGAAGAGAAGGGCACACTCAACGGGGAGATCCACGACCTCAAGGACATGCTGGAGGTTAAGGAGCGCAAAGTTAATGTGCTACAGAAGAAG ATTGAGAACTTGCAGGAGCAGCTGAGGGACAAGGAGAAGCAGATGAGCAGCCTGAAGGAGAGAGTAAAGTCTTTGCAGGCAGACACTTCCAACACTGACACTGCTCTCACCACACTGGAGGAGTCTCTTGCAGAAAAG GAGCGCATCATTGAGCGTTTAAAGGAGCAGCGAGACAGAGACGACCGGGAGAAGACAGAGGAGCTCGACTGCAACAAGAAGGAACTGAAAGAGTTGAAGGAGAGACTGAGCTTACTGCAGGGAGACCTGTCAGACAGAGAG ACGTCTCTGTTGGACCTGAAGGAGCATGCATCATCCCTGGCCTCCTCAGGGCTGAAGAAGGACTCCAAACTCAAGAGTCTGGAGATCGCCTTGGAGCAGAAGAAGGAGGAGTGCCTCAAAGTGGAGAACCAGCTTAAGAGA GCTCAAAACGCAGCCCTGGAGGCTCAGGCCAACACTGAGCTGGCCGAGCGCATTAAGAACCTCGAGCAGGAAGTGGCTCGCCACAAAGAGGATTCTGGGAAGGCCCAGGCTGAGGTGGACCGCCTGCTGGAGATCCTTCGGGAAATGGAGAATGAGAAGAATGACAAGGACAAAAAGATCAGTGAGCTGGAGAG GCAGATGAAAGACCAGTCGAAGAAGGTGGCATCTCTGAAGCACAAGGAGCAGGTGGAGAAGAGTAGGAATGCTCGACTCATGGAGGAGGCCAGGAAGAGGGAGGACAACATGTCCGAGAACTCCCAACAGGTGAAG GACTCTCTGCGTCAGAAATCGGAGCGCAtagaggagctggaggaggcccTGAGAGAGAGCGTTCAGATCACTGCTGAGCGAGAGATGGTACTGGCACAGGAGGAGGCTGCCAGGTCACTCCAGGAGAAGCAG AAGCACTCACTCAAACCAATGCATGAGTCCAACCTCGCCCACTTTAAGTGGTCTAAG ATGGAAGAGCTGCTGGGGGCCATGGAGAAGGTGAAGCAGGAGCTGGAGTCCATGAGGGCCAAGCTGGCCTCCACCCAGCAGTCTTTGGGTGAGAAAGAGGCACACCTCTCAACCCTGCGAGCTGAGCGCAGGAAACACCTGGAGGAGGTTCTGGAGATGAA GCAGGAGGCGCTGTTGGCTGCAATCAGCGAGAAGGATGCTAACATTGCCCTACTGGAGTTGTCCTCCtctaagaagaagaagacccaGGATGAGGTGGCTCTGCTGAAGCGGGAGAAGGACAGACTGGTGCAACAACTCAAACAGCAG ACTCAGAACAGAATGAAACTGATGGCGGACAACTATGAGGATGACCATCTGAAGACTGCCCCTGACCAGACAAATCACAAACCCTCTCCAGATCAG CAGATGATACCCCCTCTTCTAGCCCTGTCCCAGAACCGCAGTAAGCTCAAGCTCTACATCGCCCACCTGACAGACCTCTGCCATGACCGGGACCCCAGCATCCTCAGCCAGCTCACGCCGCCCTCTCACTACCACAACAGCGACCCCGAAGACTTGGAGGAGGAGCTCCAGAAGATGAGTGTCGAACAG TTGGAGCGGGAGCTGGAGGTGTGTGAGAAGGAGAGCGGAGAGCTGCAGGAGTACGCCAACTCTGTTCTCCAGCAGATCGCAGACTACTGCCCTGATATCCTGGAGCAGGTTGTCAATGCCTTGGAGGAGTCATGCTGA